In Rosa chinensis cultivar Old Blush chromosome 1, RchiOBHm-V2, whole genome shotgun sequence, a genomic segment contains:
- the LOC112176658 gene encoding protein ENL produces MDFHTLTRKALQALCKQNGIPANITNVAMADSLSALQHVEGLEELLNQSPEKVMIGSASVSRTAARTTTRRKAVNEEPESSQPLTRTTRRAVTKKTVAEELDQEKTQVPPKTPAAPSTRRRAPAASACQKTETLTETTSVQRAYSTRRSVRLLGKTMANMSLDKDNTMTSSIDELSADTMDCSEQSESSVVKGSDMQTVSEGTSDGLDASEVSSKLKSNGQVVDESLLKESRMNVTEDGSMQKSGVESEMSAPKSASDVIMISEVMGESNEESSALDKEPHCEGAQDLVVAKDSDHVAAVQSALPQEVNEPPSAVKTVEPISLTLSSTPTKSQASKRPDVNVATTVIEPKEAPKAEALGEYSGKFDFESGFSTEGDSEDEGTEDEAVAEASYELQDNMNDMREANEEEDSDYESTEGESSEEEDSDDDITEEESSEDEAVADKPEKQSAQKSLIVENADANMSEAAEVAKAEVFATMTKTSSPLPVNLATQFPRPTSAKSSGKKRPEIAMYISDDNEESLDTSTEMDKDEDLEGVEMKKKDEVIGEKQGVKEFEAKSLRQLKKLLKKQLNIGDSKDTKVAEKPRIALSEVPENQMVVKEN; encoded by the exons GTTGAAGGACTTGAAGAGTTGTTGAACCAATCTCcagagaaagttatgattggATCAGCAAGTGTCTCTCGTACTGCGGCTAGAACCACCACTCGGAGAAAGGCCGTGAATGAAGAGCCAGAGAGCTCACAGCCATTGACTCGCACCACCAGGCGTGCTGTGACGAAGAAGACTGTTGCTGAAGAGCTGGACCAGGAAAAGACACAGGTTCCACCTAAGACTCCTGCTGCTCCAAGCACCAGGAGGAGGGCTCCAGCGGCCTCAGCTTGCCAGAAGACAGAGACCCTAACTGAAACAACTTCTGTGCAGCGCGCTTATAGCACCCGGCGATCAGTAAGGTTGTTGGGGAAGACCATGGCTAACATGAGCCTGGATAAGGATAACACTATGACTTCTAGCATTGATGAACTTTCTGCAGATACCATGGATTGCTCAGAGCAATCTGAGAGCTCAGTTGTTAAAG GATCTGATATGCAAACAGTGTCAGAGGGGACCTCAGATGGACTTGATGCTTCTGAAGTCTCCTCGAAGCTAAAATCAAATGGACAAGTTGTGGATGAAAGTCTGTTGAAAGAGAGCAGGATGAATGTGACTGAAGATGGTTCAATGCAGAAATCAGGAGTGGAATCTGAGATGTCTGCACCAAAGTCAGCTTCAGATGTCATTATGATTTCAGAGGTTATGGGTGAATCTAATGAAGAGAGCTCAGCTTTGGATAAGG AACCTCATTGTGAAGGAGCACAAGATTTGGTAGTTGCGAAAGATTCTGATCATGTTGCGGCTGTTCAATCTGCGCTGCCACAAGAAGTAAACGAACCTCCAAGTGCTGTGAAAACTGTTGAGCCCATTTCATTGACTCTGAGTTCAACTCCTACCAAGAGCCAGGCAAGCAAGAGGCCTGATGTGAATGTGGCTACCACTGTAATAGAGCCTAAAGAAGCTCCCAAGGCTGAAGCATTGGGTGAATACAGTGGaaaatttgattttgaatcaggtTTTAGCACAGAAGGAGATTCTGAGGACGAGGGCACTGAAGATGAGGCAGTGGCTGAAGCTTCATATGAGCTTCAGGATAACATGAATGATATGAGGGAAGCAAATGAAGAGGAAGATTCTGATTATGAAAGCACTGAAGGAGAATCTAGTGAAGAGGAAGACTCTGATGATGACATCACCGAAGAAGAATCTAGTGAGGATGAGGCTGTTGCTGATAAACCAGAAAAGCAAAGTGCTCAGAAGAGCTTGATTGTTGAAAATGCTGATGCTAATATGAGTGAAGCAGCAGAAGTTGCCAAGGCAGAAGTCTTTGCCACGATGACTAAGACATCCTCACCTTTGCCGGTCAACCTTGCAACTCAGTTTCCTCGTCCAACTTCAGCGAAGTCTTCAGGCAAAAAGCGACCAGAAATTGCAATGTACATCTCCGATGACAATGAGGAAAGCTTGGACACTAGCACTGAGATGGACAAGGACGAGGACCTCGagggagttgagatgaagaagaaagatgaggtCATTGGTGAGAAGCAGGGTGTGAAGGAATTTGAGGCTAAGAGTCTAAGGCAGCTGAAGAAACTGCTGAAAAAACAACTGAACATCGGGGACAGTAAGGACACCAAGGTGGCAGAGAAACCAAGAATTGCCCTGAGTGAAGTACCAGAGAACCAAATGGTTGTCAAGGAAAACTGA